The following proteins come from a genomic window of unidentified bacterial endosymbiont:
- the potB gene encoding spermidine/putrescine ABC transporter permease PotB, with protein MPSPKFRHLVIGLITGWLGLFVLFPNLLIVITSLLTRGEQQLITATFTLDNYHRLADPLYIAVLGHSLFMATVATLFCLLIGYPFALFLARQPRARQQCLLLLVVIPFWTNSLVRLYAFKLLIGTKGVLNSLLLTLGVVKQPLQILYTPLAVILGLIYILLPFMILPLYATLEKLDWIYLEAAEDLGANAWQRFMRIVLPLTFPGIVSGCILVFLPAMGLFYVADLLGGAKHLLIGNVIKNQFLNARDWPFGAATSVSLTLLIGLLLLLYHHLSRPLHKILNPE; from the coding sequence ATGCCCTCTCCTAAATTCCGTCATCTGGTGATCGGCCTGATCACCGGTTGGTTGGGCCTATTTGTCTTGTTCCCTAACCTACTGATTGTCATCACCAGCCTCCTCACCCGTGGTGAGCAGCAGCTGATCACGGCTACCTTCACGCTGGATAACTACCACCGCCTCGCTGATCCTTTATATATTGCGGTCCTGGGGCACTCCCTATTCATGGCCACAGTCGCCACCCTATTCTGCTTACTCATCGGCTACCCCTTTGCGCTGTTTCTCGCCAGACAACCGCGAGCACGTCAGCAGTGTCTATTGCTACTGGTGGTAATCCCTTTTTGGACCAACTCCCTGGTCCGCCTCTATGCCTTTAAACTCTTGATTGGCACCAAAGGGGTGTTGAACTCCCTACTACTGACCCTGGGGGTGGTTAAACAGCCCCTACAAATCCTGTATACGCCTTTGGCCGTCATTTTAGGACTGATCTATATCCTACTACCCTTTATGATCCTACCGCTCTATGCCACCCTTGAAAAACTAGATTGGATCTATTTAGAGGCCGCAGAAGATTTAGGGGCCAATGCCTGGCAGAGATTTATGCGTATTGTACTCCCATTAACCTTTCCCGGTATTGTGAGTGGCTGTATATTGGTCTTTCTCCCAGCCATGGGCCTATTTTACGTCGCTGATCTGTTGGGCGGAGCGAAGCATCTCCTCATTGGGAATGTGATTAAAAATCAATTCCTCAATGCTCGTGATTGGCCTTTTGGTGCGGCCACTAGCGTTAGTCTCACGCTATTGATAGGGTTGTTGCTTCTGCTCTATCACCACCTAAGCCGACCACTGCATAAAATCCTGAATCCAGAATGA
- a CDS encoding GNAT family N-acetyltransferase, whose translation MFEEQLLNPDYHDRRNFTSGISELDEYIQRFAAQQSKKNIAVVRVLVDSTTPHVILGYYSLSAAQIDVMQLDDKARKKLPRYPIPCFRMGRLAVHSAHQGRGLGRLLIGCVIERCLEAKKQVAAYALVVDAKGNQAKKFCEHYGFIACYENPMTLYLLLGG comes from the coding sequence GTGTTTGAGGAACAATTACTTAATCCCGATTATCACGATCGCCGTAACTTTACTTCGGGGATCAGTGAACTTGATGAATATATTCAGCGTTTCGCAGCTCAGCAAAGCAAAAAAAACATTGCTGTGGTACGGGTGTTAGTCGATAGCACAACGCCTCATGTCATACTAGGTTATTACAGTCTGAGCGCAGCTCAGATTGATGTTATGCAGTTAGATGACAAAGCCCGCAAAAAGTTACCGCGGTATCCAATACCCTGTTTTCGAATGGGACGTTTAGCTGTCCACTCAGCTCATCAAGGTCGTGGATTAGGAAGGCTCTTGATTGGTTGTGTCATCGAGCGCTGTCTTGAGGCTAAAAAGCAAGTTGCTGCCTACGCGCTGGTAGTTGATGCAAAAGGAAATCAAGCTAAAAAGTTTTGTGAGCACTATGGATTTATAGCATGTTATGAAAACCCGATGACTTTATACCTTCTGCTCGGCGGATAA
- a CDS encoding DUF1778 domain-containing protein: protein MHTVARFDLTMNADEKEFVARAAALKGITMAAFVRSAAKEKARELLARETQVTMTSQDFQAFTAALNSAFMPNTALQNAINLAHQVKRV from the coding sequence ATGCATACAGTCGCTCGATTTGATCTAACAATGAACGCCGATGAAAAAGAGTTTGTAGCTCGTGCAGCCGCCTTAAAAGGTATAACCATGGCTGCTTTTGTAAGATCAGCAGCCAAAGAAAAGGCTAGGGAACTATTAGCACGAGAGACGCAAGTAACCATGACATCTCAAGATTTTCAAGCATTCACAGCTGCTCTTAATTCAGCATTTATGCCTAATACTGCCCTGCAAAATGCGATAAATCTGGCACACCAGGTGAAACGTGTTTGA
- a CDS encoding IS1/IS1595 family N-terminal zinc-binding domain-containing protein, with the protein MAVIEVKCRYCGQERVVKNGRAPNGLQRFHCRACRRYFQVEYHYSGRKPGTAQRLVDMAF; encoded by the coding sequence ATGGCGGTGATAGAGGTTAAATGTCGTTACTGTGGGCAAGAAAGGGTAGTCAAGAATGGCAGGGCCCCAAATGGATTACAACGCTTCCACTGTCGGGCTTGTCGACGGTACTTCCAGGTAGAATACCACTACAGTGGCCGTAAGCCTGGAACTGCTCAACGCCTTGTGGATATGGCTTTCTGA
- the pepB gene encoding aminopeptidase PepB produces MANSRMPIALTSQPAPAQWGPEALLSADHQGMMIHLPAHDPLSVIQQAGRRVASLGIQAVILSGTDWHLESCWAFWLGFRDAKQQQTIEWPPLAPEQQQLLQQRQFAVDWVRDLINRPANSLGPQQLAQEAIALLQQVAATSIQYQCLRGEALKQQGYHGLYNVGRGSAREPVLLTLDYNPTGQANAPVLACLVGKGITFDSGGYSLKPSKSMETMKADMGGAALVTGALALAAARGLQQRVKLYLCCADNLVSGQAYTLGDVIRYRNGKTVEVVDSDAEGRLVLADGLIDASLQQPQVIIDCATLTGSAKIAVGDDYHALLSFDDHLASLLLATALQERESFWRLPLEERHRQQLPSHFADLSNVAASAHTAGASTAAGFLSHFVTPYQQKWLHIDCAASYRKIGVQQWATGATGIGVRTVAAFLLKLAASTTQN; encoded by the coding sequence ATGGCAAATAGTCGAATGCCAATTGCTCTAACTTCCCAGCCCGCTCCTGCCCAGTGGGGCCCGGAGGCACTGCTTAGTGCCGATCATCAAGGGATGATGATCCATCTGCCTGCTCACGATCCGCTCTCGGTCATCCAGCAGGCTGGCCGGCGCGTGGCAAGCCTGGGGATCCAGGCGGTGATCCTGTCAGGAACCGATTGGCATCTAGAGTCCTGTTGGGCCTTCTGGCTGGGTTTCCGCGATGCCAAACAGCAACAAACTATTGAATGGCCCCCCTTAGCCCCTGAACAACAGCAGCTCCTACAGCAGCGTCAGTTCGCTGTCGATTGGGTCCGAGATCTCATCAATCGACCTGCAAACTCCTTAGGACCGCAACAACTAGCCCAAGAGGCTATTGCCCTACTCCAGCAAGTGGCCGCCACCTCGATACAGTATCAATGCCTCAGGGGAGAGGCGTTAAAACAGCAGGGATATCATGGCCTCTACAACGTTGGGCGCGGCTCCGCTCGCGAACCGGTGCTGCTCACCCTCGATTACAATCCAACCGGCCAGGCTAACGCGCCCGTGCTCGCCTGTTTGGTCGGCAAAGGGATCACTTTTGATAGTGGCGGCTATAGCTTAAAACCGTCGAAATCGATGGAAACGATGAAGGCTGACATGGGTGGCGCGGCGTTGGTGACTGGAGCCTTAGCGCTGGCAGCCGCCCGTGGCCTGCAGCAACGGGTGAAGCTCTACCTCTGCTGTGCAGACAATCTAGTGAGTGGGCAGGCTTACACCTTAGGCGACGTGATCCGGTATCGCAATGGCAAAACAGTTGAAGTAGTCGACAGCGATGCTGAAGGTCGGCTGGTACTAGCTGATGGCTTGATTGATGCCTCTTTACAGCAGCCACAAGTGATCATTGACTGTGCGACCCTCACCGGCTCAGCCAAAATAGCAGTGGGGGATGATTATCATGCCCTGCTGAGTTTCGATGATCACCTGGCTTCTCTGCTACTGGCTACGGCCCTGCAGGAGCGTGAATCTTTCTGGAGACTACCCCTGGAAGAGAGGCACCGACAGCAACTCCCCTCACACTTTGCCGATTTGAGTAATGTGGCTGCTAGCGCCCATACTGCGGGTGCCAGCACAGCGGCAGGTTTCCTCTCGCATTTTGTCACTCCCTACCAACAAAAGTGGTTACATATTGACTGTGCCGCCAGCTATCGCAAAATCGGCGTTCAACAGTGGGCGACTGGGGCAACAGGTATCGGGGTCCGCACCGTAGCCGCTTTTCTACTGAAACTGGCAGCCAGTACGACCCAGAATTAA
- a CDS encoding Bax inhibitor-1 family protein, which translates to MERTIVSSRKASLLSSHRVLRNTYCLLAMTLACSATTALLSASFRLPALSPWLFLVGAYGLMFLTHYTANSAYGILAVFALTSFIGYSLGPIVGSLLHSGASDILITALGGTSLVFFGCSAYVLTTQKELSFMGGLLTAGAIVLLISMIGNAFWQLPAFSLGISALFILVSSGTILLKTSEIIHGGETNYIRATVSLYVSLYNIFYSLLHLLSARRSD; encoded by the coding sequence ATGGAACGTACCATTGTTTCTAGTAGAAAAGCTTCACTACTCAGTAGCCACCGGGTACTGCGTAATACCTATTGTTTATTGGCGATGACGCTGGCTTGTTCCGCGACTACCGCCCTACTGAGTGCCTCTTTTAGACTGCCTGCCCTATCTCCCTGGCTCTTTTTAGTCGGGGCTTATGGCTTAATGTTCTTAACCCATTACACCGCCAACAGCGCTTATGGCATTTTGGCAGTCTTTGCGCTGACTAGCTTTATAGGCTACAGCCTGGGACCTATTGTCGGCTCACTGCTACACAGTGGTGCGAGTGATATCTTAATCACTGCCCTGGGAGGAACCTCTTTGGTATTCTTCGGCTGCTCCGCTTATGTGCTCACTACCCAAAAAGAGCTGTCTTTTATGGGCGGTCTGTTAACCGCGGGAGCCATTGTCTTGCTCATCAGCATGATAGGCAATGCTTTCTGGCAGCTGCCCGCTTTTTCCTTAGGGATCAGTGCTCTGTTTATTCTGGTCTCTTCAGGGACTATCTTGCTGAAAACCAGTGAGATTATTCATGGTGGCGAGACCAACTATATCCGCGCTACAGTCAGTCTCTATGTCTCGCTGTACAATATCTTCTACAGTCTACTGCATCTTCTTAGTGCTCGACGTA
- the gap gene encoding type I glyceraldehyde-3-phosphate dehydrogenase codes for MAIKIGINGFGRIGRCVFRAAMQHAEMEVVAINDLLSVEYIAYLLKYDSTHGPFKGSVAVHDGQLVVNGQTIRVSAERDPAQLAWDAVGAVVAVEATGLFLEAPSASQHLTAGAKRVVLTAPPKDDTPMFVMGVNHHQYAGESIVSNASCTTNCLAPIAKVLHDEFGILEGLMTTVHAVTATQKTVDGPSQKDWRGGRGAGQNIIPSSTGAAKAVCRVIPDLKGRLTGMAFRVPTPNVSVVDLTCRLAKPTSYQAICQAMQAAAAGPLRGILRYTDEALVSTDFLGETCTAIFDATAGLALNEQFVKVVAWYDNEIGYSNKVLDLIRHMMR; via the coding sequence ATGGCAATCAAGATAGGTATCAACGGGTTCGGGCGCATTGGACGTTGTGTCTTTCGCGCGGCTATGCAGCATGCTGAGATGGAGGTGGTCGCCATCAATGATCTGCTATCGGTAGAGTATATCGCTTATCTACTCAAATATGATTCTACCCACGGTCCTTTTAAAGGGTCAGTAGCTGTTCATGATGGCCAGTTAGTAGTGAATGGTCAAACCATTCGAGTCTCGGCTGAGCGTGATCCAGCCCAGTTAGCCTGGGATGCGGTGGGTGCCGTGGTGGCTGTTGAAGCCACTGGGCTGTTTTTAGAGGCTCCCAGCGCCAGTCAACATCTCACAGCGGGTGCAAAGCGTGTGGTGTTAACCGCGCCGCCCAAAGATGATACTCCGATGTTTGTGATGGGGGTTAACCACCACCAGTATGCTGGGGAATCCATTGTTTCCAACGCCTCTTGTACCACCAACTGCTTAGCGCCCATTGCCAAAGTGTTGCATGATGAATTTGGCATTCTTGAGGGATTAATGACCACCGTACACGCCGTGACGGCCACCCAAAAAACTGTGGATGGTCCATCGCAGAAAGATTGGCGCGGGGGACGGGGAGCCGGTCAAAACATTATCCCATCGAGCACAGGTGCTGCTAAAGCGGTCTGCAGAGTCATTCCTGATCTCAAGGGACGTTTGACTGGGATGGCTTTTCGGGTGCCAACACCGAATGTCTCGGTGGTTGATCTCACCTGCCGCTTGGCTAAACCGACCTCTTACCAGGCGATTTGTCAAGCGATGCAAGCGGCCGCAGCGGGACCGTTGCGAGGTATTTTACGCTATACTGATGAGGCGTTGGTCTCCACCGATTTTCTGGGCGAAACCTGCACCGCGATTTTTGATGCTACAGCCGGGCTAGCGCTTAACGAGCAGTTTGTCAAAGTGGTGGCTTGGTATGATAATGAAATTGGTTACTCCAATAAAGTCCTCGATCTGATTAGGCATATGATGCGGTGA
- the potC gene encoding spermidine/putrescine ABC transporter permease PotC codes for MIKRLLLVSLITLVYSYLYLPIILLVANSFNASPYGFTWVGSSLIWYQKLLHHDSLLQAARNSLVMATLSATLATLMGLLTAVALYCYQFRGKRLINGLLFVVMISPDIVMAISLLVLFSLLGLSLGFWTLLCAHITFCLPFVAITIYSRLCGFDRKMLEAARDLGAGEWIILRKIILPLALPALLSSWLLSFTLSLDDVVVSAFVSGPTYELLPLKIYSMIKVGLSPEVNALTALLLLISLLFISLSQFLLRQPS; via the coding sequence ATGATCAAACGGCTGCTCCTGGTAAGCTTAATCACGCTCGTGTATAGCTACCTCTATTTACCCATTATCCTACTGGTCGCTAACTCTTTTAATGCTTCTCCCTATGGCTTTACCTGGGTCGGGAGTAGTCTCATCTGGTATCAAAAACTGCTACATCATGACAGTTTACTCCAAGCAGCCCGTAACTCTTTGGTGATGGCGACGTTGTCAGCCACACTAGCCACCCTCATGGGCTTGCTAACCGCCGTGGCATTATACTGTTACCAATTTCGTGGTAAGCGTTTAATCAATGGGTTGCTCTTTGTTGTCATGATCTCACCCGATATTGTCATGGCAATCTCTCTATTAGTGCTGTTTAGCTTGCTGGGGTTATCCCTTGGTTTCTGGACACTACTTTGCGCCCATATTACTTTCTGCTTGCCTTTTGTGGCGATCACAATCTATAGTCGCTTGTGCGGATTTGACCGTAAGATGTTAGAAGCGGCACGTGATCTAGGAGCTGGCGAGTGGATTATCCTCCGTAAAATTATTTTACCGTTAGCCCTGCCAGCACTACTGTCTAGCTGGCTGTTAAGTTTCACCCTCTCTCTGGATGATGTAGTGGTCTCTGCCTTTGTCAGTGGCCCGACCTATGAACTCCTGCCCTTAAAGATCTATTCGATGATCAAGGTAGGTCTCTCCCCCGAAGTGAATGCCTTGACCGCCTTGCTGTTGCTGATCTCACTACTCTTTATCAGCCTTAGTCAATTCCTGCTGCGTCAACCCTCCTAA
- a CDS encoding DUF4870 family protein, with product MDQRIIDYTTSGKKNLVLVYSLYLGSLLSPLFPFIGVVFVYLNQDKADDCCTSHYLFLLRSVVLGLIGYGLSCIMALIVIGFILYFLLAIWFTLRMVIGLKYCLNNQPHPNPKTLWIR from the coding sequence ATGGACCAACGCATTATAGACTACACTACAAGCGGTAAAAAAAATTTAGTGTTAGTCTATAGCTTATATCTGGGCAGTCTGCTGTCACCGCTCTTCCCATTCATTGGTGTCGTGTTTGTTTACCTGAATCAAGATAAGGCCGATGACTGCTGCACCAGCCACTACCTTTTTTTGCTTAGAAGCGTTGTGTTAGGCCTGATTGGATATGGTTTATCCTGCATCATGGCACTGATTGTCATCGGTTTCATACTCTATTTTTTATTAGCCATTTGGTTTACACTTCGGATGGTGATCGGCTTGAAATATTGTTTAAATAATCAACCGCATCCCAATCCTAAAACACTGTGGATTCGCTAG
- the rpsO gene encoding 30S ribosomal protein S15, with protein sequence MSLTAEDKSKIIIEFGSNASDSGSTEVQVALLTARVNHLQSHFSEHKKDHHSRRGLLRMVSQRRKLLDYLKSQSVERYTTLIKRLGLRH encoded by the coding sequence ATGTCTCTAACCGCAGAAGATAAAAGTAAGATTATTATTGAGTTTGGGAGTAACGCCAGCGATAGCGGATCAACCGAGGTGCAAGTTGCCTTATTAACTGCGCGTGTAAACCATTTACAAAGCCATTTTTCCGAACACAAAAAGGATCATCACAGCCGCCGAGGGCTGTTGCGTATGGTCTCACAGCGGCGTAAACTACTCGATTATCTCAAAAGTCAATCAGTGGAACGATATACCACGTTGATTAAACGCTTGGGCTTACGACATTGA
- the potA gene encoding spermidine/putrescine ABC transporter ATP-binding protein PotA, with product MAEHTVDKPIIELRGICKSFAGKRIISDLNLQVQDGEFLTILGPSGCGKTTVLRLIAGLTRADQGTIILDGHDITQLPAEQRHTNTVFQSYALFPHMTVFDNVAFGLRMKKTSADCLQSRVTQALKMVQLDGLAQRYPQQLSGGQQQRVAIARAVVNHPKVLLLDESLSALDHKLRKTMQNELKAWQRELGITFILVTHDQEEALAIADRLIVMREGTIEQQGSPREIYEEPRNLFVAQFIGESNLFNAQMLYRIDAERICANVQGYECTLLVRQAVSAHHQLKVLLRPEDLRITEIHDNQPQLGLIGYVRERNYKGMTLDSMVELENGQIVRISEFFNEDDPNVDHSLNQKVAVTWVESWEVVLTDDALS from the coding sequence ATGGCTGAACACACGGTTGATAAACCGATTATCGAACTGCGGGGGATCTGCAAAAGTTTTGCCGGCAAGCGGATTATCTCCGATCTGAACCTGCAGGTTCAAGATGGGGAGTTCCTCACTATTTTAGGCCCGTCAGGCTGCGGCAAAACAACGGTATTACGGCTGATTGCTGGCTTGACCCGTGCTGATCAGGGTACGATTATCTTAGATGGCCATGATATCACTCAGCTACCCGCTGAACAGCGTCATACCAACACCGTGTTTCAAAGCTATGCACTGTTTCCCCATATGACTGTTTTTGATAATGTCGCCTTTGGCTTGCGGATGAAAAAAACCTCGGCAGACTGCCTACAGAGTCGCGTTACCCAAGCCTTGAAGATGGTACAGCTGGATGGATTAGCACAACGCTACCCTCAGCAACTGTCGGGTGGGCAGCAGCAACGGGTGGCCATTGCCCGTGCGGTGGTCAACCACCCGAAGGTATTACTACTGGATGAGTCACTCTCAGCACTCGACCATAAGCTGCGTAAAACAATGCAGAATGAGCTTAAAGCTTGGCAGCGTGAATTAGGCATCACCTTTATTTTGGTCACCCATGATCAAGAAGAGGCGCTAGCCATTGCTGATCGTCTGATTGTGATGCGTGAAGGGACTATCGAACAGCAGGGCAGCCCTCGGGAAATTTATGAGGAGCCACGGAATTTATTTGTTGCCCAGTTTATTGGCGAAAGTAACCTATTCAATGCCCAGATGCTCTACCGTATCGATGCCGAACGCATCTGTGCTAACGTACAGGGTTATGAATGCACCTTGTTGGTCCGCCAAGCAGTCTCTGCTCACCATCAACTGAAGGTGTTACTGCGACCGGAAGATCTTCGGATCACTGAGATCCATGATAATCAACCGCAACTCGGGCTGATTGGCTACGTTCGGGAACGCAACTATAAAGGGATGACCCTGGACTCCATGGTCGAGCTGGAAAATGGTCAAATCGTGAGGATCAGCGAATTCTTTAATGAAGATGATCCCAATGTTGACCACTCTCTGAACCAAAAAGTGGCCGTAACTTGGGTGGAAAGCTGGGAGGTCGTATTGACCGATGATGCCCTCTCCTAA
- a CDS encoding extracellular solute-binding protein encodes MLNYFISFIAAITALWLNLGQSLANPAPKQQAILYFYNWSDYISPEVLTQFTQETGIKVVESTYESNETLYAKLKTYPSGSYDLIVPSTYFVSKMRQEGMLQKINHCQLKNFNHLDPLLLNKPFDPQNEYSIPYLWGFTGIGINRDEMDPQQIHSWADLWSPQYYNRLLVIDDARELFHIALRRLGHPANSTDPQQIKAAYQTLRQLLPNILLFNSDSPATPFIAGEVNLGMLWSGAAYKARQAGIPLQLLWPTEGAILWMDSLAIPVGAQHPDNALKLIDFILRPDIAAKIAQHIGYATPNKTAKALLPEAVREDASLYPDANHLQQGDWQIDVGEAQKLYESYFQQLKTGY; translated from the coding sequence ATGCTGAACTATTTCATCTCTTTTATCGCTGCCATCACCGCTTTATGGCTCAACCTGGGACAGAGTTTAGCCAATCCCGCCCCGAAACAGCAGGCGATCCTCTATTTCTATAATTGGTCTGACTATATTAGTCCCGAGGTATTGACTCAATTTACGCAAGAGACCGGGATTAAAGTGGTTGAATCCACTTATGAATCTAACGAGACGCTGTATGCGAAGTTAAAAACCTATCCTAGCGGCAGCTATGATCTGATTGTACCCTCGACCTATTTTGTATCAAAAATGCGCCAAGAGGGGATGCTGCAGAAAATTAACCACTGCCAGCTTAAAAACTTTAACCATTTAGATCCACTGCTACTGAATAAACCGTTTGATCCTCAGAATGAGTATTCAATCCCCTACCTCTGGGGTTTTACCGGCATCGGCATTAACCGGGATGAAATGGATCCTCAACAGATTCACTCCTGGGCTGATCTCTGGTCTCCACAGTATTATAATCGGCTACTGGTGATTGATGATGCCCGTGAGCTGTTCCATATTGCCCTGCGACGGTTAGGGCACCCCGCCAATAGCACTGATCCCCAACAGATCAAGGCCGCCTATCAAACCCTACGACAACTACTGCCGAATATTTTACTGTTCAATTCTGATTCTCCAGCAACCCCCTTTATCGCCGGAGAAGTCAACTTAGGCATGCTCTGGAGTGGTGCTGCCTATAAGGCCCGTCAAGCGGGGATCCCGCTACAGCTCCTCTGGCCTACAGAGGGGGCGATCCTCTGGATGGACAGCTTAGCCATTCCAGTCGGCGCTCAACATCCAGACAATGCCTTAAAGTTGATTGACTTTATCTTAAGGCCCGATATTGCCGCCAAGATTGCACAACATATTGGCTATGCCACTCCAAATAAAACGGCAAAAGCCCTGCTCCCTGAGGCCGTGCGCGAAGATGCTAGCCTCTATCCTGACGCCAACCACCTGCAGCAGGGGGATTGGCAAATCGATGTGGGTGAAGCTCAGAAACTCTATGAAAGCTATTTTCAACAATTAAAAACCGGCTACTAA
- the trmJ gene encoding tRNA (cytosine(32)/uridine(32)-2'-O)-methyltransferase TrmJ, whose product MLQSIRIVLVEPSHPGNIGATARAMKTMGLASLLLVNPQVRPDAQSIALAAGASDVLDTLTIVDSLAEAIGDCGLVVGLSNRLRTLAWPALTPRQGAEVVLQEVRQYPVALLFGCERNGLSNAALQQCHYQITIPANPDYSSLNVAMAVQIITYELYSAYGEQPTPAVDDLTEYPSVAALDDFYRHLARVLEKIGFIRPQGSGQVLPQCRRLFTRARLEEGELRLWRGILTAIEKRSRST is encoded by the coding sequence ATGTTACAGTCAATCCGTATTGTTTTGGTGGAGCCCTCCCATCCAGGGAATATAGGAGCGACCGCCCGGGCGATGAAGACCATGGGGCTAGCCTCCCTGCTCTTAGTCAACCCTCAGGTTAGACCAGATGCCCAGAGCATCGCCTTGGCTGCGGGCGCCAGTGATGTGCTCGATACACTCACTATAGTGGATAGCCTCGCCGAGGCGATTGGCGATTGTGGCTTGGTAGTCGGTCTCAGTAACCGGTTACGCACTCTGGCTTGGCCAGCGCTGACGCCACGCCAGGGTGCTGAGGTGGTCTTGCAGGAAGTTCGCCAGTATCCAGTGGCGCTGCTGTTTGGGTGTGAGCGAAACGGGCTTAGTAATGCTGCCTTGCAGCAGTGCCACTATCAGATCACTATCCCAGCGAATCCCGACTATAGCTCGTTGAATGTCGCGATGGCGGTACAGATCATCACCTATGAGCTGTACAGCGCCTATGGTGAGCAGCCAACCCCCGCTGTCGATGACTTGACAGAGTATCCTTCGGTCGCTGCTTTGGACGATTTTTATCGCCATCTCGCACGTGTCTTAGAGAAGATAGGGTTTATACGTCCCCAGGGCTCTGGGCAGGTACTGCCGCAGTGTCGTCGTTTATTCACTCGCGCCCGCTTAGAGGAGGGAGAGCTTCGTTTATGGCGTGGTATTTTAACGGCGATTGAAAAACGGAGTCGTTCGACTTAA